The genomic region CAACCCTTTTCCAGCAAGTCGGTCAGATGGCGCGTTGCCGTGGCCTTACTGACCTTGGCGACCGCCTGATACTGCGCGGCGCTGATCCCGTTCGCGAAGCCTTTCTCGCCGCCATCGAGCAAGCGATTCAGTACCTTCAACTGCTCGGCCGAGAGCTGATGCTGACGATGCTGCTGCCAATACCGGGTCTTGATCAATACGCGATCTATCCGATGCTGGGCTTGTTCCAGACTGCGTAGCAAGGTTTGGAGAAACCACTGCAACCAGGCGGTGATATCCAGCGAGCCTTTCTGACTGCTTTCGAGTATCTGGTAATAGCCCTTGCGGTCTTCGAGGATGCTGGCGGACATCGCATAAAAGCGGATGGCCTGCTGCTCGGCCTGCGCCAGGGCCAGGTCGGTGAGGCTGCGGGTCAAACGGCCGTTGCCATCATCGAACGGATGCAGCGTCACAAACCAGAAGTGGGCGATGGCGGCACGTAGGAGTGGATGCAGTGTGTTATCCGTTTGGCTGATGTTGAACCACTGGATAAAGGTCAGCAATTCCTGGTCGAGCTTGTTACGCGGTGGCGCCTCGAAGTGCACGACTGGCCGATCGAGCCGCCCAGAGACGACTTGCATCGGCTCGTCACCCCGCAACTTGCCCAGACTGATACGCGCTATCAAAGGACCTTCGTCAGCAGGAAAAAGCAATGTGTGCCAATGCAGCAGGCGTTCCAGGCTCAGTGGTTGTGCGTGGTGCTGGGTCGCATCCAGAAGCAACTCGGCCAGACCTTCGCTGCGCGGACTGACCTGATGATCCGCAGCCAGCCCCAGGCGTCTTGCGAGCGAGGAGCGGACCGAGCCGGCATTCAACTGCTCGCCCTCGATAGCCGAGGAGGTGATGATGTTTTGCAGCAGGGCATCCAGTTCGTTCTGTGCGCTGCTGTCTCTGTCGATAGCGCGAGCCATGCCGAGCAAGCGCCCCTGGGCCTTACTGCATGCCAGCAGGTCGGGAGCCAGAGCTTCGGCTTGCCAGCTGAAATTGGGCCAGTCGGACTGCTGCCAGATCCAGTAGGGAATGTTGGTCATTAGCGTCTCGGCGGATGCGTGAGCCGAATAAAAAGGCTATTCGGCTCATTTTGTGAGCCGATTGTGCGAGTTATTCGGCTTAGCGTCCAGTTGTGGCTTATTCACGGACGCTTCTTTTTCTGCGGGCTAGTTGGGAAATCAGAGCGTTTTTTTAGCGGCTTTTCCTACGGTATTTGCGTTGATCGCACCCGTTTAGGCGCCTAGTGTTGGACTATCGCTGCAAAATCAGCGATGCGGACTGGACACCCGTGGCTTATTTAGGATTAATCGCACAACGCCGTGAGAACGGTGCCGTTGTGCCCGCGATATGGCGGGCTGTGCGCGGGACACTTTGTGTGTGCCGGGTCCTAATCCCCCGGTTTGTCCACCCGCGTACAATTCGCCACCCCTTTCACTGGACAAGAGAAAACTGGCGAACTCCTCTCAGTAATTCGGAAGGAGTTTTACTCGTGACCAAAAAAATTACGCCCGATCCGCCACCTTGCCGCACATCCAGTCTTTCTGAAAAAGGCGATTATTTACGCAGCGTCATGCGTAACGCCTGATCAGATCAACTCAGACCCACCACCGCCGCTTCTGCTCGATAGCCTCGTCAGCACCGCTTTCGATCCCGCCGCCTCCGGCTCTGCTCAACAGCCTTTGTTTGTTGTTCAGTCGGGCATTACTGCCAGAGTCGCGCTAGCCCATGTGTCGGATCTGCTCAAAATCGCTGAGTTGAATGGCGACGAGATCGGTCCGCGCCTCTATGGTATCGATCGGGATCTGTTCATCGGTGTGATGCACTCGCTTGAGTTGTCGCGAGCCGTGGTGGATTCCCTTCTGGCCTCCGGTGAGCCGCAGCCGTCAGTCTAAAACTGTGCCAGTAACTGTCAGTCAAATCGGCGGTTACTGGCGTGTGGGTTACGTTTTGTTGCTACTTGCCCTCTTCAAACCGCCTTGCTTCGCGGTCACCATTGCGCAATACTCAGTCCAACAACTAACCCTCATGACCGGTGTGGCTTGACCATCTGGTTGGAGGGGAAAAAAGCCGGCGCAAGCCGGTTTTTTCGTTTCCGGAGTACGGAAATGCAAGGGAAACCAGTTCTAGAGTCTCTACGCACCCGCATCTATTATTGACGGATACAACTTTTACTACGGCTGTTTGCTCACTGGAAGCGAAAGCACATCAACGCACAGGAGCTAGCCGACTGCCAGTTACCCCGAGTGATTCCAGGCCGAAAGCCGACTATCAAACCTGAATCCTGGTACGGCCAGCCAGCGTTGTTGCAGGAGATTCTGGCGCTGGCAATTCCCGTACGTGGTAGTAAGGCCGCAGTGTTCAAATGGATGGAGCAACCCAACCAGTACCTGGATGGGGAGCGTCCGATAGGTAAGCGTCCGCCCAACTCACCTTGCGTAAGTTAGGCAGGCACCCACTGATGCGGCAGCAACTGCCCGATCTCACTGGCCCGCTGTGTCGGCAGCCGCGCCAGCACATCTTTGAGATAGGCATACGGATCATGCCCATTCATGCGTGCCGACTGGATCAGGCTCATGATTGCAGCCGCCCGTTTACCACTGCGCAGCGACCCGGCAAACAGCCAGTTCGAGCGCCCGAGTGCCCATGGCCGTATCTGGTTCTCGACCTGATTGTTATCGATCGGCACAGCTCCATCGTCCAGGTAGCGCGTCAGCGCTACCCAGCGTTTCAGGCTGTAGTCGAGGGCTTTGGCCGTGGCTGATCCGTTGGGCACCAAGTCGCGCTGGGCCAACATCCAGTCATGCAGTTTTTTGAAGATCGGTACCGCCATTTCCTGACGTATTCGCCAACGATCTTCATCACTCATGTCCCGCGCTTGGCGCTCGACTTCGTACAAGCCGCTGATCGAGTGCAGCGCTTGTTCGGCCAACTGACTTTTGTTCGCAACATGCAGGTCGAAAAACTTGCGACGGGCGTGGGCCATGCAGCCGATTTCAGTGATGCCTTGCTCAAAACCTGCTTTGTAGCCAGCGAAGTCATCGCAGACCAACTTGCCGTTCCAGTCGCCCAGGAAGTTGCGCGCATGTTCGCCTGCACGGCTTGGGCTGAAATCGTAAACCACAGCTTTGAGCGCCGAAAACGGCGTCGTGCTGTAGGCCCAGACATAGGCTCGGTGGGTTTTCTTCTCACCCGGCGCAAGCATTTGCACCGGTGTTTCATCAGCGTGAATCACACCTTGGTTCAGCACGGCTTCACGCAGTGCATCGACAAGCGGCTGGAGCCGCACACCGGTTTGTCCGACCCACTGGGCCAAGGTCGAGCGAGCGATTGCCAGCCCGGCGCGGCCAAAAATTTTCTCCTGCCGGTACAGCGGCAAGTGATCGGCAAACTTGGCCACCATTACGTGGGCCAGCAAGCCTGCGGTCGGGATACCTTTGTCGATAACCTGCGCTGGCACCGGCGCTTGGATCAGTGTTTCGCACTGACGGCAGGCCCATTTACCACGTACATGCTGCTCGACGGTAAACACGCCTGGCGTGTAATCCAGCTTCTCGCTAACGTCTTCGCCGATGCGTTGAAGTTGGCAGCCACAAGCGCACTGAGTGTTTTCCGGTTCGTGACGAATCACCGTGCGTGGAAACTGCGGTGGCAATGGCGCACGTTTGGGGGATTGCCGTGGCTCGGCCTGTGACGAAGCTGGGAGGAGCTGTTTCAGCTCTGCCTCGATAGCTTCAAGGTCTGTATCGAGCAGGTCATCCAGCAAGCTGCCTTGCGCCGGACTGATTTGCTCGCTGCGCTTGGCAAACTTGTGGCGTTTGAGCAGGGCAATTTCGTAAGTGAGCTGCTCGATGATGGTTTCATCGTTCTGGATCTTTCTGCTCATCGCCTCGACTTGGGACTGCAACTGCAACGCCTGTGCCG from Pseudomonas asplenii harbors:
- a CDS encoding Fic family protein, whose product is MTNIPYWIWQQSDWPNFSWQAEALAPDLLACSKAQGRLLGMARAIDRDSSAQNELDALLQNIITSSAIEGEQLNAGSVRSSLARRLGLAADHQVSPRSEGLAELLLDATQHHAQPLSLERLLHWHTLLFPADEGPLIARISLGKLRGDEPMQVVSGRLDRPVVHFEAPPRNKLDQELLTFIQWFNISQTDNTLHPLLRAAIAHFWFVTLHPFDDGNGRLTRSLTDLALAQAEQQAIRFYAMSASILEDRKGYYQILESSQKGSLDITAWLQWFLQTLLRSLEQAQHRIDRVLIKTRYWQQHRQHQLSAEQLKVLNRLLDGGEKGFANGISAAQYQAVAKVSKATATRHLTDLLEKGCLIRLPGGGRSTRYQIPGLHAADQLDQ
- the tnpC gene encoding IS66 family transposase; translated protein: MTFSPNLDQMTPEQLRALAAQALQLQSQVEAMSRKIQNDETIIEQLTYEIALLKRHKFAKRSEQISPAQGSLLDDLLDTDLEAIEAELKQLLPASSQAEPRQSPKRAPLPPQFPRTVIRHEPENTQCACGCQLQRIGEDVSEKLDYTPGVFTVEQHVRGKWACRQCETLIQAPVPAQVIDKGIPTAGLLAHVMVAKFADHLPLYRQEKIFGRAGLAIARSTLAQWVGQTGVRLQPLVDALREAVLNQGVIHADETPVQMLAPGEKKTHRAYVWAYSTTPFSALKAVVYDFSPSRAGEHARNFLGDWNGKLVCDDFAGYKAGFEQGITEIGCMAHARRKFFDLHVANKSQLAEQALHSISGLYEVERQARDMSDEDRWRIRQEMAVPIFKKLHDWMLAQRDLVPNGSATAKALDYSLKRWVALTRYLDDGAVPIDNNQVENQIRPWALGRSNWLFAGSLRSGKRAAAIMSLIQSARMNGHDPYAYLKDVLARLPTQRASEIGQLLPHQWVPA